A single window of Luteipulveratus halotolerans DNA harbors:
- the ppk2 gene encoding polyphosphate kinase 2 translates to MLENVRAYIDRLHTEGHTIGEDHDDDPVLLGPDGSAVDTWRENYPYDERISREDYDEQKYLLQVELLKFQRWNTETGGKHVLLFEGRDAAGKGGTIKRFMEHLNPRYARTVALTKPSDRELGQWYFQRYVQHLPTSGEMVLFDRSWYNRAGVERVMGFADDDQYERFMKQVPLFEQMLVDSGITLTKFWFSVTQSEQRTRFIIRQVDPVRQWKLSPMDLESLDKWGSYTDAKEAMFLRTDTDIAPWTTIKSNDKKRARLNAMRFFLDQFEYDGKDASVVTAPDPLIVKRGVDAVGD, encoded by the coding sequence ATGCTCGAGAACGTCCGCGCGTACATCGACCGCCTGCACACCGAGGGTCACACCATCGGTGAGGACCACGACGACGACCCGGTGCTGCTCGGGCCCGACGGCAGCGCCGTCGACACCTGGCGGGAGAACTACCCGTACGACGAGCGCATCTCGCGTGAGGACTACGACGAGCAGAAATACCTCCTGCAGGTCGAGCTGCTGAAGTTCCAGCGGTGGAACACCGAGACGGGCGGCAAGCACGTGCTGCTGTTCGAGGGCCGCGACGCCGCCGGCAAGGGCGGCACGATCAAGCGGTTCATGGAGCACCTCAACCCGCGCTACGCCCGTACGGTCGCGCTCACCAAGCCGAGCGACCGCGAGCTGGGCCAGTGGTACTTCCAGCGCTACGTCCAGCACCTGCCGACGTCGGGCGAGATGGTGCTGTTCGACCGGTCCTGGTACAACCGCGCCGGCGTCGAGCGGGTCATGGGCTTCGCCGACGACGACCAGTACGAACGCTTCATGAAGCAGGTGCCGTTGTTCGAGCAGATGCTCGTCGACAGCGGCATCACGCTGACCAAGTTCTGGTTCTCGGTGACGCAGTCCGAGCAGCGCACCCGGTTCATCATCCGGCAGGTCGACCCGGTGCGGCAGTGGAAGCTCTCGCCCATGGACCTGGAGTCGCTCGACAAGTGGGGCTCCTACACCGACGCCAAGGAGGCGATGTTCCTGCGTACCGACACCGACATCGCGCCCTGGACGACCATCAAGAGCAACGACAAGAAGCGTGCGCGGCTGAACGCGATGCGCTTCTTCCTCGACCAGTTCGAGTACGACGGCAAGGACGCCTCCGTGGTCACCGCGCCCGACCCGCTGATCGTCAAGCGCGGGGTCGACGCCGTCGGCGACTGA
- a CDS encoding AraC family transcriptional regulator: protein MTSWTNATAAEPRQVGPRGRADGLGEIVHPQRTDQVMERGLLEVTSPALEAYADRFWSVRWRRHGAPLELSEVITNPICHLTFEDGRREDGGPLVRHGVDMPAAVLTTVWTDRFVVRLEGEARVFGVRFRPGALAAIAGRELATDQSLAVSDVLSGAADVLRDVLAEPRDEVRREIVQAWLEPQLPEPSADYLTAAGLVDAVRLDDSIVRVEQIGAARDVSVRTVQRLFRRYIGATPKWVLTRCRLQDAAAVLDSTPDADLAEVAARLGWYDQSHFVRDFRRFLGVTPGQYARDARQGSHP, encoded by the coding sequence GTGACGTCTTGGACGAACGCGACAGCCGCCGAGCCGCGTCAGGTCGGCCCCCGTGGGCGTGCCGACGGGCTCGGCGAGATCGTCCACCCGCAGCGCACCGACCAGGTGATGGAGCGTGGCCTGCTCGAGGTCACCTCACCGGCGCTTGAGGCGTACGCCGACCGGTTCTGGTCGGTGCGCTGGCGCCGCCACGGTGCGCCGTTGGAGCTCAGCGAGGTCATCACCAACCCGATCTGCCACCTGACGTTCGAGGACGGTCGGCGTGAGGACGGCGGCCCGCTCGTGCGGCACGGCGTCGACATGCCTGCGGCCGTGCTGACCACCGTCTGGACCGACCGGTTCGTCGTCCGGCTCGAGGGAGAGGCGCGGGTCTTCGGCGTACGGTTCCGGCCGGGTGCGCTCGCCGCGATCGCCGGGCGCGAGCTCGCAACCGACCAGAGCCTCGCGGTCTCCGATGTGCTGTCCGGGGCAGCCGACGTGCTGCGTGACGTGCTCGCCGAGCCTCGTGACGAGGTGCGTCGCGAGATCGTGCAGGCCTGGTTGGAGCCGCAGCTGCCCGAGCCGTCGGCGGACTACCTCACCGCGGCCGGGCTCGTCGACGCCGTCCGTCTCGACGACTCGATCGTGCGGGTCGAGCAGATCGGGGCGGCTCGTGACGTGTCGGTGCGCACGGTCCAACGGCTGTTCCGGCGCTACATCGGTGCGACCCCGAAGTGGGTGCTCACGCGATGCCGGTTGCAGGACGCCGCAGCCGTGCTCGACTCCACGCCTGATGCAGACCTGGCCGAGGTGGCAGCCCGGCTCGGGTGGTACGACCAGTCCCACTTCGTCCGCGACTTCCGCCGCTTCCTCGGCGTGACTCCCGGCCAGTACGCCCGTGATGCGCGGCAGGGCTCCCACCCGTAA
- a CDS encoding VOC family protein, with amino-acid sequence MTTSTSTDQAATAYRPTGYTTLTPFLSVNGAAQAIDFYTSVFGARLVSKTDGPDGTIAHAELELEQGRFQLGDPVEAYGLAAPTDADATTFSLAIYVPDCDATLAAAQEAGATVREPASTFVTGDRFASVRDPFGVRWSIMTRVEDVSDEEAERRVKEWMEQQG; translated from the coding sequence ATGACGACGAGCACCAGCACCGACCAGGCCGCGACCGCCTACCGCCCCACTGGATACACGACGCTGACACCGTTCCTCTCCGTGAACGGCGCGGCGCAGGCGATCGACTTCTACACCTCCGTGTTCGGGGCGCGTCTGGTCTCCAAGACCGACGGACCGGACGGCACGATCGCCCACGCCGAGCTCGAGCTGGAGCAGGGTCGCTTCCAGCTGGGCGACCCGGTCGAGGCGTACGGCCTCGCGGCCCCGACCGACGCGGACGCCACGACGTTCTCGCTGGCGATCTACGTGCCCGACTGCGACGCGACCCTCGCCGCGGCGCAGGAGGCGGGCGCGACCGTACGAGAGCCGGCGTCGACGTTCGTGACCGGCGACCGATTCGCTTCAGTACGAGACCCGTTCGGTGTCCGCTGGTCGATCATGACCCGGGTGGAGGACGTCTCGGACGAGGAGGCCGAGCGTCGGGTCAAGGAGTGGATGGAGCAGCAGGGCTGA
- a CDS encoding LOG family protein codes for MRRVALFTGSSPGADARWSQAAVELTRSFARRGVGIVYGGASVGLMGAVADAALEEGAEVIGVIPRSVFSAEVPHHGLTGLHEVESMHERKALMASYADAFVALPGGIGTLEEIFEVWTWQQIGLHDKPVAFYDVHGYWQPLLAALDHMVEAGFVRASARDGLVVADNPDGLWAALSPAAPSTP; via the coding sequence GTGAGGCGCGTCGCGCTCTTCACCGGTTCGTCACCCGGAGCCGACGCGCGGTGGTCACAGGCGGCGGTCGAGCTGACCCGGTCCTTCGCCCGACGGGGCGTCGGCATCGTCTACGGCGGCGCGTCCGTCGGTCTCATGGGCGCGGTTGCCGATGCTGCCCTCGAGGAGGGCGCCGAGGTGATCGGTGTCATCCCGCGCTCGGTGTTCTCCGCCGAGGTACCGCACCACGGGCTCACCGGGCTGCACGAGGTCGAGTCGATGCACGAGCGCAAGGCGCTCATGGCGTCGTACGCCGACGCGTTCGTCGCCCTCCCCGGTGGCATCGGCACGCTCGAGGAGATCTTCGAGGTCTGGACCTGGCAGCAGATCGGGCTGCACGACAAGCCGGTCGCGTTCTACGACGTGCACGGCTACTGGCAGCCGCTGCTCGCGGCGCTCGACCACATGGTCGAGGCCGGGTTCGTCCGGGCGTCGGCGCGTGACGGGCTCGTCGTGGCCGACAACCCGGACGGTCTGTGGGCGGCGCTCAGCCCTGCTGCTCCATCCACTCCTTGA
- a CDS encoding RDD family protein → MAQRPSGWYDDPDDPTQLRYFDGILWTDRRTPKAMPGLERSTIGSPQRPDEHDDAAERTGPPSYDDRSANPWQAPPASGGSSPAGGSSPAGGPPAGAYPPPQQPPYPPHPQGQQPWQGQPYGAPAPKPVPLTADGQRISGWWRRFGAYVIDGILVLCVSTALAWPWSQSWFETYASYAEDVMDAQQRGVTAPSAPEALSEIPWQWALISLLVYAIYEITLTAWHGRTLGKVVTGISVRQLEHPGPPSVSDAAVRFLVKGITAVVFPVPAISGLGTLFTFVDGLWPLGDKQRQALHDKLPATVVVVGKVHRQEPLQ, encoded by the coding sequence ATGGCGCAACGTCCCTCCGGCTGGTACGACGACCCGGACGATCCCACTCAGCTCCGCTACTTCGACGGGATCCTGTGGACCGACCGCCGCACGCCCAAGGCGATGCCTGGTCTCGAACGGTCGACCATCGGTTCGCCGCAGCGCCCCGACGAGCACGACGACGCCGCTGAGCGGACCGGGCCCCCGTCGTACGACGACCGGTCGGCCAACCCCTGGCAGGCACCTCCGGCGAGCGGTGGGTCGAGCCCGGCGGGCGGTTCGTCTCCCGCGGGTGGACCGCCCGCCGGCGCGTACCCACCTCCGCAGCAGCCGCCGTACCCGCCCCACCCGCAGGGACAGCAGCCGTGGCAGGGGCAGCCGTACGGTGCGCCCGCGCCCAAACCCGTTCCGCTGACGGCGGACGGCCAGCGCATCAGCGGCTGGTGGCGCCGGTTCGGTGCCTACGTCATCGACGGCATCCTCGTGCTCTGCGTGAGCACAGCGCTGGCGTGGCCCTGGTCGCAGAGCTGGTTCGAGACGTACGCGAGCTATGCCGAGGACGTCATGGACGCCCAGCAGCGTGGCGTCACCGCGCCCTCCGCCCCCGAGGCGCTGAGCGAGATCCCGTGGCAGTGGGCGCTGATCTCGCTGCTGGTCTACGCGATCTACGAGATCACGCTCACCGCGTGGCACGGACGCACGCTCGGCAAGGTCGTCACGGGCATCTCGGTCCGTCAGCTCGAGCACCCCGGGCCGCCGTCGGTCAGTGACGCCGCGGTGCGCTTCCTCGTCAAGGGCATCACGGCCGTCGTCTTCCCGGTCCCGGCGATCAGCGGGCTCGGCACGCTCTTCACCTTCGTCGACGGTCTCTGGCCGCTCGGTGACAAGCAGCGCCAGGCGCTGCACGACAAGCTGCCCGCCACCGTCGTCGTGGTCGGCAAGGTTCATCGCCAGGAACCGCTGCAGTGA
- a CDS encoding AurF N-oxygenase family protein: MSTSTPDRTEAVAQRLLASSARHSYDPEVDLDWDAPFVDGAWFMQPERMSLYGTPTWERLSEQQRIELSRHEVASIMSVGLWFEIVLMEVMLRGVYDADPTDRRTHYMLTEIADECRHSTMFGRAIERLDVPAYGPQPRVHTSGRVMKLLGSGVSAYAGTLVVEDILDRWQRELIKDERVQPMARMVCRIHVLEEARHITFAKQEIERERPRLSRLALAYHQAMLAQSVFAVSRSLVNPRVYAAVGLDPRTARHEALGNPHYQRTLAWMAEKVVPFVESQGLIPPRHRRTWERSYLLPTG, encoded by the coding sequence ATGAGCACGTCCACACCCGACCGCACCGAAGCCGTCGCCCAGCGGCTGCTCGCCTCGAGCGCGCGGCACTCCTACGACCCCGAGGTAGACCTCGACTGGGACGCGCCGTTCGTCGACGGTGCGTGGTTCATGCAGCCCGAGCGGATGTCGCTCTACGGCACACCCACCTGGGAACGCCTCTCCGAGCAGCAGCGCATCGAGCTGTCACGTCATGAGGTCGCGAGCATCATGTCGGTCGGGCTGTGGTTCGAGATCGTGCTGATGGAGGTCATGCTGCGCGGTGTCTACGACGCCGACCCGACCGACCGGCGTACCCACTACATGCTCACCGAGATCGCCGACGAGTGCCGGCACTCCACGATGTTCGGGCGCGCGATCGAGCGGCTCGACGTCCCGGCGTACGGGCCGCAGCCGCGCGTGCACACCTCCGGACGGGTGATGAAGCTGCTCGGCTCCGGTGTGAGTGCGTACGCCGGCACGCTCGTCGTCGAGGACATCCTCGACCGCTGGCAGCGCGAGCTCATCAAGGACGAGCGGGTGCAGCCGATGGCGCGCATGGTCTGCCGCATCCACGTGCTCGAGGAGGCGCGCCACATCACGTTCGCCAAGCAGGAGATCGAGCGTGAGCGACCTCGCCTCTCGCGCCTCGCGCTGGCGTACCACCAGGCGATGCTCGCGCAGTCGGTGTTCGCCGTGTCGCGCTCCCTGGTCAACCCGCGCGTGTACGCCGCCGTCGGCCTCGACCCTCGCACGGCCCGGCACGAGGCGCTCGGCAACCCGCACTACCAGCGCACGCTCGCGTGGATGGCGGAGAAGGTCGTGCCTTTCGTGGAGAGCCAGGGCCTGATCCCGCCGCGGCACCGCCGTACCTGGGAGCGCTCCTACCTCCTGCCGACCGGCTGA
- a CDS encoding TetR family transcriptional regulator translates to MSARVKSDRRTTRWDEHREQRRTELIEAAVRTIDRLGPDASIAEMAQEAKASKPVLYRYFADKNELHAAVASWASARVTDQMLPALTRPGAMRDRVADAVDAYLRVIEEHPQVFQLLIHHRGEGDILATEKDSIAAALAVLMGDTFRRLDLDAAGAEPWAHGLVGLGLSTGEWWLERRSMSRTAVGRYLSQLIWHAFAGIIEESGGSLADLDHISTPPTVVPLQEVRDDA, encoded by the coding sequence GTGTCAGCACGAGTCAAGAGCGATCGCCGCACCACCCGATGGGACGAGCACCGCGAGCAACGCCGCACCGAGCTCATCGAGGCCGCCGTCCGCACCATCGACCGCCTCGGGCCCGACGCGAGCATCGCCGAGATGGCCCAGGAGGCCAAGGCCAGCAAGCCGGTGCTCTACCGCTACTTCGCCGACAAGAACGAGCTGCACGCCGCCGTCGCGTCCTGGGCGAGCGCTCGCGTCACCGACCAGATGCTCCCGGCCCTCACCCGGCCGGGTGCGATGCGCGACCGGGTGGCCGATGCCGTCGATGCCTACCTGCGCGTCATCGAGGAGCACCCGCAGGTCTTCCAGCTGCTCATCCATCACCGCGGCGAGGGCGACATCCTCGCGACCGAGAAGGACTCCATCGCCGCAGCCCTCGCGGTCCTGATGGGCGACACGTTCCGACGGCTCGACCTCGACGCGGCCGGCGCCGAGCCCTGGGCCCACGGCCTCGTCGGCCTCGGCCTGTCCACCGGCGAGTGGTGGCTCGAGCGTCGTTCGATGTCGCGCACCGCCGTCGGCCGCTACCTGTCCCAGCTCATCTGGCACGCGTTCGCCGGCATCATCGAGGAGTCCGGCGGCAGCCTCGCCGACCTCGATCACATCTCGACCCCGCCGACCGTCGTACCCCTGCAGGAGGTCCGCGATGACGCATGA
- a CDS encoding DUF4873 domain-containing protein, whose amino-acid sequence MTHEPGEAYDGVAMVSSPDATAEVGVRLRGAFQPIDGRFHWYGRLASDSVVSERFSSGTTVTLSTPHGSAAGRLSDVDPWGRFRVTGVGRPPF is encoded by the coding sequence ATGACGCATGAGCCCGGCGAGGCGTACGACGGCGTCGCGATGGTCAGCTCACCCGACGCGACGGCCGAGGTCGGCGTACGCCTGCGCGGCGCCTTCCAGCCCATCGACGGCCGGTTCCACTGGTACGGCCGGCTGGCGTCGGACTCCGTTGTCTCCGAACGTTTTTCGAGCGGTACGACGGTCACGCTGTCGACGCCCCACGGCTCGGCGGCAGGCCGGTTGAGTGACGTCGACCCGTGGGGTCGCTTCCGGGTCACAGGCGTCGGCCGGCCGCCGTTCTAG
- a CDS encoding type II toxin-antitoxin system TacA family antitoxin, producing MSTKSDRLELRIDPGSRERISMAAELLDEKLSDFVRGASLDRAEAVLARADHTLMPALQFDAMVESLDVPDAAPRLRDAAQAKRRFTRA from the coding sequence ATGTCCACCAAGAGCGATCGCCTTGAGCTGCGCATCGATCCGGGCTCGCGTGAGCGCATCAGCATGGCCGCCGAGCTCCTCGACGAAAAGCTGTCGGACTTCGTACGCGGCGCAAGCCTTGATCGTGCCGAGGCTGTTCTCGCACGCGCCGATCACACCTTGATGCCTGCTCTCCAGTTCGACGCCATGGTGGAGTCGCTCGACGTCCCCGATGCTGCGCCCCGACTGCGAGACGCCGCGCAGGCGAAGCGCCGCTTCACCCGCGCGTGA
- a CDS encoding GNAT family N-acetyltransferase: MTAPSWQSVPLSESHVSDTFACGVDPLDRWLQVDAWRAQQAGAARTFVWVTAGSSAVVAYFSLAPTQVSRGDVSRGLGGGYSHVPGYLLARLALDTSLHGQGLGAQLLVDALERVVAAADRAGGRLIVVDPIDDTAAAFYERFDFRHVEQSTRMYMKVATARAALAPRSRTP, encoded by the coding sequence GTGACTGCACCCTCGTGGCAGTCCGTCCCGCTCTCTGAGTCACACGTCAGCGACACCTTCGCCTGCGGTGTCGACCCGCTCGATCGCTGGTTGCAGGTCGACGCCTGGCGAGCGCAGCAGGCCGGCGCGGCCCGAACGTTCGTGTGGGTCACCGCCGGTTCGTCGGCCGTCGTCGCCTACTTCTCCTTGGCGCCGACGCAAGTCTCTCGTGGCGACGTCAGCCGTGGACTCGGCGGCGGCTACAGCCACGTCCCTGGCTATCTCCTCGCCCGGCTGGCGCTCGACACGTCCCTGCACGGGCAAGGGCTCGGTGCCCAGCTCCTCGTCGATGCGCTCGAACGCGTCGTCGCTGCGGCAGACCGGGCCGGCGGCCGCCTCATCGTGGTCGATCCGATCGACGACACAGCTGCAGCGTTCTACGAGCGGTTCGACTTCAGGCATGTCGAGCAGTCGACGCGGATGTACATGAAGGTCGCCACCGCGCGCGCGGCCCTCGCTCCTCGATCACGTACGCCGTAG